The DNA segment GCGGACGAGGGATGAGGAGCGGGGCGACCGGCACCGGTGGTGGGCCGGCCGATTCCGTACCGGAAAAAGCTACCGCTCAGTAATACAATCGGTGTACGGTGCCTCCATGGCACAGGCAACCATCGGGGACAGCGAGTTCGACCGGGACACCGCGGTCACCCTGCGCGAAGCGGGCGTCTACGACGCGGAGCTCTCGGCCGGCTGGACGATCATCCACGCGGTCAACGGCGGCTACCTGCTGGCCATGCTCGGCCGGGCCCTCGGCGAGGCGCTGCCCCACCCGGACCCGTTCTCCGTCTCGGCGCACTACCTCACCGCCTCCGTGCCCGGCCCCGCGGTCATCCGCACCCAGACCGTGCGCACCGGCCGCACCCTCTCCACCGGCCAGGCGTCCCTCTTCCAGTACGCCGAGGACGGCACCGAGGTCGAGCGCATCCGCGTCCTCGCCACCTACGGCGACCTGGACGCGCTGACCGACGACGTCCGCACCGCGGCCAAGCCCCCGGCCATCCCGCCCCGCGAACACTGCCTCGGCCCGAGCGACGGACCCGCGCCCATCCCCGGCAGCTCCGCCATCACCGAACGCCTCGACATCAAGCTCGACCCCGCCACCATCGGCTGGGCCATCGGGCAGCCCTCCGGCAAGGGCGAGATGCGCGGCTGGTTCGGGCTGGCCGACGGCCGCGACCCCGACCCGCTCTCCCTGCTGCTCACCGTGGACGCGCTGCCCCCGACCTCGTTCGAGCTGGGGCTCAAGGGCTGGACCCCGACCGTCGAGCTGACCACCCACATCCGCTGCCGCCCCGCCCCCGGCCCGCTCCGCGTCTCCATCACCACCCGCAACCTCGCGGGCGGCTTCCTGGAGGAGGACGCAGACGTGTGGGACAGCGCCGACCGCCTGGTCGCCCAGTCCCGCCAGCTGGCCCGCGCCCCGCGCGACTGACCCCGTATCCCGCCCTTCCCCGGCACCGGTTCCCGGGCGCCCCGCGGCCCGGTCTG comes from the Streptomyces sp. NBC_00525 genome and includes:
- a CDS encoding thioesterase family protein encodes the protein MAQATIGDSEFDRDTAVTLREAGVYDAELSAGWTIIHAVNGGYLLAMLGRALGEALPHPDPFSVSAHYLTASVPGPAVIRTQTVRTGRTLSTGQASLFQYAEDGTEVERIRVLATYGDLDALTDDVRTAAKPPAIPPREHCLGPSDGPAPIPGSSAITERLDIKLDPATIGWAIGQPSGKGEMRGWFGLADGRDPDPLSLLLTVDALPPTSFELGLKGWTPTVELTTHIRCRPAPGPLRVSITTRNLAGGFLEEDADVWDSADRLVAQSRQLARAPRD